The genomic interval GAAAAATACCTGAAAAACACGTCACATCCCCGAGCATAAACCAATACTAATTGTTCGGCCACGAACTTTTTAAACCAAACAGAACAGGAGCAAAAAAATGAAGATACTCGTTACAGGAGCAACCGGAAACCTCGGTCGTGCAGTTGTTGAAGCACTGAAATCCGAAAATATCACCGTCAAAGCCGGAGCGCGGAATCCCGAAAAGCTGAATACCGGAACGGAAACCGTCCGCTTCGATTTTAATGATTCGGAAACCTTCGCCCCGGCACTCGAAAGCGTCGATGCCGTTTTCCTACAGGCTCCACCGATGGATCCGGCGTCGCCCGAACTGCTTAAACCCTTTATCGAACGGGCCGCTGCATACGGCATAAAGCATATCGTATTCAACTCCGCTCTCGGCGCAGATGCAAACGAAGAATCTCCGTTGCGCCGTGTGGAACGCATCCTTATGGATTCCGGTGTGCCTTACACAATTACCCGCCCTAATTTCTTCATGGAAAACTTTTCCACCGGATTTATTGCGCCGATGATCGTACAGGCCAGTGCCTTTTTCCTGGCAGCGGACGATGCAAAAACCAGTTTTATTTCCGTAGAGGACATTGCCGCCGTCGCTGCCTCCGCTTTTGCACAGGGACTGACCGACCAAGCCTACAATCTGACCGGCCCGCGCGCCCTTGACCGCACCGAAGCGGCGGCACTCATCAGCGAAGCCGCCGGAAAAACGATTACCTATAAGGCCATTACGGAAGAAACGATGCTGCAGGGGGCACGTGATAACGGCATGCCCGAAGGTCATGTACAGTTTCTTGCTGCACTCTATCAGGCGGTCCGCAACGGCTGGACCGAACCGACGACGTCCGACGTGGAACAGGTCCTTGGCCGACCGCCGGTCAGCTTCGAGGAATTCGTCCGGAAAAATTCCAATGCCTGGAAATGATCAGACCGCACCGGAGACGGCGGCCTCGCTGTACGGACGCCGTCTCTCCGCTCAGGAAAGGAGATCTGAAATGACAAATAAATTAAAACAGGGAACCCTGCTGTCCGTTTTTATACTGTCTGCCTATGCCGCATTCGGAGGCACCCAGGTCGACCCTCAGATGGCACGGGATCTGTTGCATAGTCAGAACAAACAATTCGAGCAGCAGATTGTGAAGGTGGCCGACAACGTATTTACAGCCGTTGGATTCCACGGCGCCAACACTTCAATGATTGTCGGCAACGACGGGGTGATTATCATCGACACCCTCAAAGGACCGGCCAGCGCGGCGAAAGCCCTGAAAGCGTTCCGGGCATACAGCGATAAACCGGTCAAGGCCATTATCTATACCCATAGTCATGGTGACCATATCGGCGGGGCAGCCGCTTTTATGAAAAACGGCACGCCGGATATCTATGCCACCGCAGGTTTCGGTTCCGCCGAGGGCGGCATCAACAAAGATGTGAATCCGGTCAAGGGTAAACGGAATATCCGCCAGTTTGGGCGCAACTTGCCGCCGAAAGAACAGACCAACCGCGGTGTGGCCCCGGCCGGCACGGAAGATCACGACGGCGGCGAAGGTTTTGTGCCCCCAACCGTTCGGATTTCCGAGGATGGCTATAAAACGGTGATCGCAGGCGTTGAACTCGAGTTCTACCTCAGCCCGGGCGAGACCGACGATGCGCTGTTTGTCTGGATGCCGAACGAGAAAGTACTTTTTGCGGGTGATAATTTTTACCACTCCTTCCCCAACCTGTATGCCATTCGCGGCACCGTTTACCGGGATGTGCTGGACTGGTCCGACAGCGTTGCAAAAATGGCGACATTTAAACCGCAGCGTTTGGTTCCGGGGCACACCATGCCGATGCTTGATCCGGTTGCCGCAACTGCTGCATTGAAAAATTACAGTGAAGCCATCCGCAGTGTGTATGACCAGACGGTAGAAGGGATCAATGCGGGCAAAAGTCCTGATCAAATTGCGCATGAAGTAAAACTGCCGGCGCATTTGAAAGATCAATCCTATCTCATCGAGTTCTACGGTACCGTGCCGCATGCCGTTCGTGCCATTTATGCCGGCCTGCTCGGTTGGTTTGATGGCAATCCGACCACGCTCAATCCGCTCGAACCTCGTATTAAAGCCCGAAAAACGGCCGATCTTGCCGGTGGTACGCAATCGCTTACCAAACAGATGGAAGCCGCGCTGACGGCGGGCGATTACCAATGGGCACTCGAACTTTCCGACCATTTAAAATGGCTGGAGGATGGCGACCGGCAACTTGCCCGGAAAACAAAAATAACGGCACTGCGTGCGCTGGCGGAGAGGGAATACAACGCCCCAAACCGGAACTATTACCTGAGCTACGCCAATGAACTCGAATCCGGCGAACTGAGCGGAATCTGGTTTTAAACCCAAACCGTGTTCACCACACCTCCGCCCGGTGAGGGCACCGGGCCTACAACCGAACCCTTCGTGCCGGCTTCACCATTCCGGCAATCCCCCAAACCAAACCCGCCAACGCTGTAGGGGCGCCTGCACACACGACCCCAACAAACTTGAATCCGGCGAACAGAGCAAAGTATGGTTTTAATTTCGAACGGATCGGGTAATACCGCGTCTGAAGAAACTCGCCTGATGCAGTAAGATGCGGATTCTGTTCTGCAGGGATAAAATGGAGAAGGATATATGAAATCAAGAGCGCTGGTATCACTGTTTATTGCACTGATGTTTATCGGGATGGCCGTAACCGGCGTGTTGAGCTATATATGGAAATATAACCAGCGCCTCTCCGCCTTCCACGTGATCTTCAGTTTTTCATTTCTGGTGCTGGCGCTCTTTCATATTTTCAACAACTTCAAACCCCTGAAAAACTACGCCACCAAAAAGAAAACCCGATTTCTGCTACCGGTGCTGCTGGGCGTGGTCGCCGTTTATATCGTCGGGATCGCCTATTCCCTCTTCCCCTTTAAACAGATTGTAGGCTTCGGAAAATCATTGCGGAAGCAGGATGAAATCCGGAAAAAAACGGAATATGTCATCACCACAAAATCAGAGACCGACGGCCGTACTATAACCATCGACTTCCGGGCCGGACCGGAATACCGCTCGCAAACCACACGCCCCGACGGCGTAGTCATCACCTCCATTCCACAAGTCGCCGTCTGGCTGGAGGATGCCGACGGCACCTATCTGGAAACCCTGTATGTCTCCGGAAAATCAGCCACCGGAAACTACAGCGGCGGCAAAAACCGCCGGCCTGGTGCCCTGCCGGTCTGGAGCCATGCGCGCGGGATAAAATCGGCCGACGGCCTTTATATGCCCGATGCCGGCTCCGCCGTGGTCGACGGCCTCTCCGCCGCCACTCCCCTCACCAGTTTTTCGCTGCATTCCAAATATCCCGAAAAAAAGAACCTGAAACTGCTGGTTGAAGTGAACAAATCCTTTGACGACAACGAGTACTTCAATAAAGAAAACATCACTGATGACCCCGTTTACCTGAAAAATCCGAACGGACAGCCCTCTCTCGTCTATACCGCCGAACTGAACACAGAACCCTCCGTAGTACTCGCCAAACTCGTAGGGCACGGCCATATCTCGGGTGCTGACGGCGAAATCAACCCCGACCTTTCCAACATCACCACCGCCCGCCACATGTTCAAAGGCATCGTTATCGAAACCGAATAACCGGCGCCGGCACCGGGCCTGCAGCACGGCATCGTCATCGAAACCGGTTGACCGGGAAGGGCATAAGGAATTACCCTTCACCTTTATTTTCATGGAGGATGCATCATGGTCGTTTCATTTAAGCTTATTCGGAAAATCGGTAAAATGCTGCGCGGCGGCGCGGGGAAACGGGAAATTTTTCTCGGGGCGTTTCTGGGCGTGCTGATCGGGTTCAATCCGACGTTCAGCCTGACGCTGCTGCTGGCGGTTCTGATTACGTTGCTGTTAAACGCCAATGTAGGTTTTGCGCTGCTCGGTGTGGCCGTGGGTAAAATTCTGGGCTTTTCACTTTCTGTCATCACCTTCCACACCGGCTTTTTCATGATCCACAGCATGGGGCTCGAAGGCCTTTTCACCAAACTGGCCAATACGCCGGTGCTGGCCCTGATGGATCTGAATGTCTATTCCATGATCGGCAGTCTTCCCTTTGCACTGATTACCGGGATTGTTTTCGGTAAATTCATGGCGGCCACGGTCACAAAAATCCGTGAACAGATGGTGAAAGCCGCCGAACATGAAAAGGTCGGCAAAGCGGTCGGTAATAAATTTTCCCGTTTCCTGATGTGGCTCGCTTTCGGCAAACAGAAGGTTGCCATGTCGGATGTTCTGGCCAAGGAATCCCCGCTCTTCCGCAAATCCGGTATCATTCTGGT from Verrucomicrobia bacterium S94 carries:
- a CDS encoding SDR family oxidoreductase, with the translated sequence MKILVTGATGNLGRAVVEALKSENITVKAGARNPEKLNTGTETVRFDFNDSETFAPALESVDAVFLQAPPMDPASPELLKPFIERAAAYGIKHIVFNSALGADANEESPLRRVERILMDSGVPYTITRPNFFMENFSTGFIAPMIVQASAFFLAADDAKTSFISVEDIAAVAASAFAQGLTDQAYNLTGPRALDRTEAAALISEAAGKTITYKAITEETMLQGARDNGMPEGHVQFLAALYQAVRNGWTEPTTSDVEQVLGRPPVSFEEFVRKNSNAWK
- a CDS encoding alkyl/aryl-sulfatase encodes the protein MTNKLKQGTLLSVFILSAYAAFGGTQVDPQMARDLLHSQNKQFEQQIVKVADNVFTAVGFHGANTSMIVGNDGVIIIDTLKGPASAAKALKAFRAYSDKPVKAIIYTHSHGDHIGGAAAFMKNGTPDIYATAGFGSAEGGINKDVNPVKGKRNIRQFGRNLPPKEQTNRGVAPAGTEDHDGGEGFVPPTVRISEDGYKTVIAGVELEFYLSPGETDDALFVWMPNEKVLFAGDNFYHSFPNLYAIRGTVYRDVLDWSDSVAKMATFKPQRLVPGHTMPMLDPVAATAALKNYSEAIRSVYDQTVEGINAGKSPDQIAHEVKLPAHLKDQSYLIEFYGTVPHAVRAIYAGLLGWFDGNPTTLNPLEPRIKARKTADLAGGTQSLTKQMEAALTAGDYQWALELSDHLKWLEDGDRQLARKTKITALRALAEREYNAPNRNYYLSYANELESGELSGIWF